A window of the Streptomyces sp. NBC_01351 genome harbors these coding sequences:
- the tuf gene encoding elongation factor Tu, with protein sequence MAKTAFVRTKPHLNIGTMGHVDHGKTTLTAAITKVLAERGGASYVPFDRIDRAPEEARRGITINLTHVEYETDTRHYAHVDMPGHADYIKNMVTGAAQLDGAILVVSALDGVMPQTAEHVLLARQVGVDHIVVALNKADAGDPELTDLVELEVRELLTAHGYGGDGTPVVRVSGLGALEGDPRWTGAIEALLDAVDTYVPTPVRYTEAPFLLPVENVLTITGRGTVVTGAVERGTVRLGDRVAVLGGEGEPVETVVTGLETFGKPMESAEAGDNVALLLRGVPRDGVRRGHVVAAPGSVTPKRRFTAQVYVLSGREGGRTTPVATGYRPQFYIRTADVVGDVDLGGAGLARPGETVAMTVELGRDVPLESGLGFAIREGGRTVGAGTVTAVLE encoded by the coding sequence ATGGCCAAGACGGCCTTCGTGCGGACCAAGCCGCACCTCAACATCGGCACCATGGGTCACGTCGACCACGGCAAGACCACCCTCACCGCCGCCATCACCAAGGTCCTCGCCGAGCGCGGGGGCGCCTCCTACGTGCCGTTCGACCGCATCGACCGGGCCCCCGAGGAGGCCCGGCGCGGGATCACCATCAACCTCACCCACGTCGAGTACGAGACCGACACCCGCCACTACGCCCACGTGGACATGCCCGGGCACGCCGACTACATCAAGAACATGGTGACGGGCGCCGCCCAGCTCGACGGGGCGATCCTCGTCGTCTCCGCGCTCGACGGGGTCATGCCGCAGACCGCCGAGCACGTGCTCCTCGCCCGGCAGGTCGGCGTCGACCACATCGTGGTGGCGCTCAACAAGGCCGACGCCGGGGACCCCGAGCTGACCGACCTCGTCGAGCTGGAGGTCCGCGAACTGCTCACCGCGCACGGCTACGGCGGCGACGGCACACCGGTCGTACGGGTCTCCGGGCTCGGGGCGCTGGAGGGCGACCCGCGGTGGACGGGGGCGATCGAGGCGCTGCTGGACGCGGTGGACACGTACGTGCCGACACCCGTGCGGTACACGGAGGCACCGTTCCTGCTGCCGGTGGAGAACGTGCTGACGATCACCGGGCGCGGAACCGTCGTGACCGGCGCCGTCGAGCGCGGCACCGTACGCCTCGGCGACCGCGTCGCCGTCCTGGGCGGCGAAGGCGAGCCGGTGGAGACGGTCGTCACCGGGCTGGAGACCTTCGGCAAGCCGATGGAGTCCGCCGAGGCCGGGGACAACGTGGCGCTGCTGCTGCGCGGGGTGCCGCGCGACGGGGTGCGCCGCGGGCACGTGGTGGCCGCCCCCGGCAGCGTGACGCCGAAGCGGCGCTTCACCGCGCAGGTGTACGTGCTCTCCGGGCGCGAGGGAGGCCGTACGACACCGGTCGCCACCGGCTACCGGCCGCAGTTCTACATCCGCACCGCCGACGTGGTGGGGGACGTGGACCTGGGCGGGGCCGGCCTGGCCCGGCCGGGGGAGACGGTCGCGATGACCGTCGAGCTCGGGCGGGACGTCCCGCTGGAGTCGGGGCTCGGCTTCGCGATCCGCGAAGGCGGGCGGACGGTCGGCGCGGGCACGGTGACGGCGGTGCTGGAGTGA